From the genome of Scytonema hofmannii PCC 7110, one region includes:
- a CDS encoding GFA family protein, with translation MAGETEQRGSCLCGAVRIAIKTIKNSVDACHCNMCRKWGGGPLLAIECGSDVQFDGTDSISIFSSSDWAERGFCSKCGSHLFYRLKKSGQYAIPVGLLDDSEQWVFNQQIFIDEKPPFYAFVNETKNLTGTEVFAQYSELLE, from the coding sequence ATGGCGGGCGAAACCGAGCAAAGAGGAAGTTGCCTATGCGGGGCAGTTCGCATTGCAATAAAGACAATAAAGAACAGTGTGGATGCTTGCCACTGCAATATGTGCCGGAAATGGGGAGGTGGTCCTTTGCTCGCGATTGAGTGTGGGAGCGATGTGCAATTTGACGGCACTGACAGTATATCGATCTTCAGTTCTTCGGACTGGGCTGAGCGCGGCTTCTGTAGCAAGTGTGGAAGTCATCTGTTCTACCGTCTAAAAAAATCCGGGCAATACGCGATTCCTGTTGGACTGCTTGATGACAGTGAGCAATGGGTCTTTAATCAGCAGATTTTTATCGATGAGAAGCCGCCGTTCTATGCGTTCGTGAACGAAACTAAAAACCTGACCGGAACCGAAGTTTTTGCACAGTATTCCGAGCTTTTAGAATAA
- a CDS encoding type II toxin-antitoxin system HicA family toxin: MPAKAVEIEKVARKLGFVKARQKGSHARWKHPDGRATTIPTHGNAEIGGWLFHEILKQLEITEEDFHQLR, from the coding sequence ATGCCTGCTAAAGCCGTAGAAATAGAGAAAGTTGCACGGAAATTGGGATTTGTCAAGGCTCGACAAAAAGGTAGTCATGCGCGTTGGAAACATCCTGATGGGCGAGCAACGACAATCCCAACTCATGGCAATGCCGAAATCGGTGGTTGGTTATTCCACGAAATCCTCAAACAATTGGAGATTACCGAAGAAGATTTTCATCAACTCCGGTAG
- a CDS encoding type II toxin-antitoxin system HicB family antitoxin yields the protein MKSLQDYTTVIRPDDNGTFVAYIPAISGCHAWGKTQDEAHSELVYVFEMIREEYQETGRSLPEDVELVVANAC from the coding sequence ATGAAGTCTTTGCAAGACTACACAACTGTTATCCGTCCTGACGACAATGGCACCTTTGTTGCATACATTCCCGCAATTTCAGGCTGTCATGCATGGGGAAAAACCCAAGATGAGGCACATAGTGAGCTAGTGTACGTTTTTGAGATGATTCGGGAAGAATATCAAGAAACTGGGCGATCGCTACCTGAAGATGTTGAGTTAGTCGTAGCCAATGCCTGCTAA
- a CDS encoding filamentous hemagglutinin N-terminal domain-containing protein, giving the protein MVNIYDWRLRVLTTLSGVVLQTVVYSLNHAVAQSNIVPDETLGDERSQVVPLDTNGFAVDAISGGAVRGNNLFHSFQEFNVSAGREAYFLSPNTEIQNILARVTGNNRSEILGILGTFGNSPLNLFVINPNGIIFGEKASLNVSGSFVATTANGVQFGNLGIFSAINPEVPSSLLTVNPKALFFNQINQTASIQNNSIADAGKDLAGFDTIGLRVPDGKSLLLIGGNVSLNALGGRVDLGGLVEAGNINLLFDGDNLRLGFPENVTSMVCPTEVEIVPQAS; this is encoded by the coding sequence ATGGTAAATATTTATGATTGGCGTTTGAGGGTGCTAACAACCCTAAGTGGAGTTGTGTTGCAGACGGTGGTATATTCTCTGAATCACGCTGTTGCTCAGAGTAATATTGTACCCGATGAGACTTTGGGTGATGAGCGATCGCAGGTTGTACCACTTGATACTAACGGTTTTGCTGTAGATGCAATTAGCGGGGGAGCAGTTAGGGGTAACAATCTTTTCCACAGCTTTCAGGAATTTAATGTCAGTGCGGGGCGAGAGGCATATTTTTTGAGTCCAAATACAGAAATTCAGAATATTTTGGCGCGGGTCACAGGAAATAATCGCTCCGAAATTTTGGGAATCCTGGGTACTTTTGGCAATTCGCCACTGAATTTATTTGTGATCAATCCGAATGGAATTATTTTTGGAGAAAAAGCCAGTTTAAATGTGAGCGGTTCGTTTGTGGCGACAACAGCAAACGGGGTTCAGTTTGGAAATCTGGGCATTTTTAGTGCTATCAATCCAGAAGTCCCTTCGTCGTTGCTGACTGTTAATCCAAAGGCATTGTTTTTTAATCAGATTAATCAAACTGCATCGATTCAAAATAATTCAATTGCAGATGCAGGAAAAGACTTAGCAGGTTTTGACACAATTGGTTTACGCGTTCCGGATGGTAAGAGTTTGCTGCTTATTGGTGGTAATGTCAGCTTAAATGCTCTTGGTGGAAGAGTAGATCTGGGAGGGTTGGTGGAAGCTGGAAATATCAATCTTCTGTTTGATGGGGATAATTTGAGGTTGGGATTTCCTGAGAATGTGACCTCAATGGTTTGTCCGACAGAGGTTGAGATAGTTCCGCAGGCAAGTTAA
- a CDS encoding tetratricopeptide repeat protein: protein MSSESLEIAKTRYQAGRIAFEKGQYREAVEQLSKASDLLAPNSRLAGEVKLWLVTAYEAAGRSEEALDLCEQLKRHPHLETSKQAKELHYILKAPRLQRPKEWMTEIPDLGAIADNETNTRFTVKPSSSPKQMRPEPEFVDLSQVNTKDNRFIWVALVAIGLTLGGLLWMGLSG, encoded by the coding sequence GTGAGTTCTGAAAGTTTAGAAATAGCTAAAACCAGGTATCAAGCTGGGAGAATTGCTTTTGAGAAAGGGCAATATCGGGAAGCCGTCGAACAACTCTCAAAAGCAAGCGACCTCCTAGCCCCTAATTCTCGTCTTGCTGGGGAGGTGAAACTTTGGCTTGTCACGGCTTATGAAGCGGCTGGACGATCCGAAGAAGCACTTGACCTTTGCGAACAACTCAAGCGCCATCCTCATCTTGAAACCAGCAAGCAAGCGAAAGAATTGCACTACATTCTCAAAGCACCCAGGTTACAACGTCCAAAAGAATGGATGACTGAAATTCCAGACTTGGGAGCAATAGCCGATAATGAAACCAACACTCGTTTCACTGTCAAGCCTAGTTCTTCCCCAAAGCAGATGCGACCCGAACCAGAATTCGTCGATCTCAGTCAGGTAAATACTAAAGATAATCGATTTATCTGGGTGGCGTTAGTTGCGATCGGTTTAACCTTAGGTGGGTTGCTCTGGATGGGTTTGTCAGGTTAA
- a CDS encoding AbrB/MazE/SpoVT family DNA-binding domain-containing protein — translation MSIATVTIKGQVTIPKEIRDYLKLETGSKIEFIVDENGDVKLVALNVPIEALSGFLHRPNMTTATIEDMEAAIS, via the coding sequence ATGTCCATTGCAACAGTCACAATTAAAGGACAAGTTACTATTCCCAAGGAAATCCGAGATTATCTGAAACTAGAAACTGGCAGCAAAATTGAATTTATAGTGGATGAAAATGGTGATGTCAAGCTCGTGGCGCTGAATGTCCCGATTGAAGCGTTGTCTGGATTTTTGCATCGTCCTAATATGACGACTGCAACAATAGAGGACATGGAAGCAGCGATAAGCTGA
- a CDS encoding PIN domain-containing protein — MIGLDTNVLVRYLTKDDVNQWEQASQIVQENQPCFISNVVLSEVVWVLRGRPYQFGKDEIIATLEMILQSSGFEFENRSIVYQALQRTKQGRSDFSDYLIGAIAQQVSCTETVTFDRKLRGDKGFRCL, encoded by the coding sequence GTGATTGGACTTGATACAAATGTTCTGGTTCGATATCTTACCAAAGATGACGTTAACCAATGGGAACAAGCGTCTCAAATCGTTCAGGAAAATCAACCTTGTTTTATTAGCAATGTTGTCTTAAGCGAAGTCGTGTGGGTTTTAAGAGGACGACCTTATCAATTTGGAAAAGATGAAATCATTGCCACCTTAGAGATGATATTGCAAAGCTCGGGCTTTGAATTTGAAAACCGTTCCATAGTTTATCAAGCACTACAACGTACTAAGCAGGGACGATCTGATTTTTCGGACTATTTAATTGGAGCGATCGCTCAACAGGTTAGCTGTACTGAAACGGTAACTTTTGATCGAAAATTGCGAGGAGATAAAGGATTTCGTTGCCTTTAA
- a CDS encoding DUF3153 domain-containing protein gives MNVPRILTDSKLKKDLLIFGDIYSMKWSIFQNYNRISTHIHAEKPENHQRSSAFISGSKTIIVWTVLLISLLLSGCVKYDLGVNFNNSNHGELVQHIKLEERLLSFSGDSVYEWLNSIERRARKLEGKIRRLSKEEIFVSIPFSNGQELQTKFNEFFQPNGSQKSEPVTNESNAELPKIESNILLFQNNFLLLVRNRLIYDLDLRSLGLISSKGSVLSNPASILDLEFGLNTPWGAKTVEKTENAIVPEKNGNQLVWRLNPGELNHIEVVFWLPSPLGIGTLFIILFVVGGLYLRYSFMPDPRVQFASKG, from the coding sequence GTGAATGTTCCACGCATCCTAACGGATAGCAAATTGAAAAAAGACTTATTGATTTTTGGAGATATTTATAGCATGAAATGGTCTATATTTCAAAATTATAACCGCATATCTACGCATATACACGCAGAAAAACCAGAAAATCATCAGCGTTCGTCAGCGTTCATCAGCGGTTCAAAAACAATAATTGTATGGACTGTACTGTTGATATCTCTACTTCTCTCAGGATGTGTGAAATACGATCTAGGTGTTAACTTTAACAATTCCAATCATGGCGAACTGGTGCAGCATATAAAACTAGAAGAACGGCTGCTAAGTTTCAGTGGCGACTCTGTCTATGAATGGTTAAATAGCATAGAACGCCGCGCCCGCAAATTAGAAGGCAAAATACGGCGACTTTCCAAAGAAGAAATTTTTGTATCCATACCTTTCAGTAATGGTCAAGAATTACAAACAAAGTTCAACGAATTTTTCCAACCGAATGGCTCTCAAAAATCTGAACCAGTAACCAATGAATCTAACGCGGAACTGCCAAAAATTGAATCAAATATACTCTTGTTTCAAAACAATTTTTTACTCTTAGTTAGAAATCGGTTGATATATGATTTGGATTTGCGATCGCTAGGTCTAATTTCCAGCAAAGGTTCTGTCCTGTCTAATCCTGCTTCCATTCTCGACTTAGAATTTGGCTTAAATACTCCTTGGGGTGCAAAAACTGTGGAGAAAACTGAGAATGCGATCGTGCCAGAAAAGAATGGCAATCAACTTGTGTGGAGACTTAACCCCGGAGAATTAAATCATATAGAAGTTGTGTTTTGGCTTCCCAGCCCTCTTGGAATTGGTACATTGTTCATTATTTTATTTGTAGTGGGAGGGCTGTACCTAAGATACAGTTTTATGCCTGACCCTAGAGTTCAGTTTGCTTCAAAAGGCTAA
- the pdxH gene encoding pyridoxamine 5'-phosphate oxidase, translating to MDKNIADLRKDYTLQGLSETDVDPNPFIQFKRWFDQTIAAQLVEPNAVTLATTTREGKPSARMVLLKGFDERGFVFFTNYNSQKGQELAENPQASLVFWWAELERQIRISGRVEKISDAESDEYFYSRPLNSRLGAWASNQSEAIESRAVLEQRIQELQAKYQNQDVPRPQHWGGLRVIPVEIEFWQGRPNRLHDRLRYTRINDGSWKIERLSP from the coding sequence ATGGATAAAAATATTGCTGACCTTCGCAAAGATTATACCTTGCAAGGTTTAAGCGAAACTGATGTTGACCCCAATCCTTTTATACAGTTTAAACGATGGTTCGACCAGACTATAGCCGCCCAACTTGTGGAACCAAATGCCGTGACGCTTGCAACTACGACACGAGAGGGTAAGCCATCTGCAAGAATGGTACTGCTTAAAGGTTTTGATGAAAGAGGTTTTGTGTTCTTTACAAACTACAATAGCCAAAAAGGGCAGGAACTAGCAGAAAATCCCCAAGCATCTCTTGTTTTTTGGTGGGCAGAACTAGAACGCCAAATCCGCATCTCTGGACGTGTGGAAAAAATTTCCGATGCGGAGTCAGATGAATATTTTTATAGCCGTCCTCTCAACAGTCGCTTGGGTGCATGGGCTTCCAATCAAAGTGAAGCGATAGAAAGTCGAGCAGTCCTCGAACAGCGAATACAGGAACTTCAAGCCAAATATCAAAATCAAGATGTTCCTCGTCCCCAACATTGGGGTGGCTTGCGAGTGATCCCCGTAGAAATTGAATTTTGGCAGGGACGTCCCAATCGGCTGCACGATCGCCTGCGCTATACCCGTATAAATGATGGCAGTTGGAAGATTGAACGGTTATCGCCTTAA
- a CDS encoding AI-2E family transporter codes for MRRSASLQRLLIYGLSGPIIALNFWLLYLIFRLFQHPITIVSIAAILAFLLNYAVKFFERVALSRSLSVTIVLLLTLTLLIVLGVTLVPIVIDQTIQLLDKIPNWLATSQANLEYFEAIAKKRRLPLDLTVVSNQINANIQSMVQQIASTAVGFAGTVLSGLLDVILVVVLAFYMLLYGDRVWFGLFNLLPVYIRVPLRTSLQRNFHYFFLSQLLLAVFMVVIMTPIFLVLKVPFALLFAIVIGISQLIPFIGATLGIGLVTFLVLLQSWWLAVQVAVAAIFVQQIKDNLLSPKLLGDFIGVNPIWIFVAILMGFEIAGLLGTLVAVPIAGTIKGTFDAIMNSKSVTSDQ; via the coding sequence ATGCGCCGTTCAGCCTCACTTCAACGTCTTTTAATATATGGTCTGAGTGGTCCAATTATCGCTCTCAATTTCTGGTTGCTGTATTTGATTTTTCGTTTATTCCAGCACCCCATCACTATTGTGAGCATTGCAGCAATTTTGGCTTTTTTACTGAACTACGCGGTTAAGTTCTTTGAGCGTGTTGCTCTTAGCCGCTCTCTATCGGTGACGATTGTATTACTGCTGACACTCACACTTTTGATTGTTTTGGGCGTTACACTCGTGCCAATAGTGATTGACCAAACAATTCAACTTTTAGATAAGATTCCAAATTGGTTGGCAACCAGTCAAGCCAATCTAGAGTATTTTGAAGCCATAGCCAAAAAGCGACGTTTACCTTTAGATCTCACAGTTGTCAGCAATCAAATCAATGCCAACATTCAAAGTATGGTACAGCAGATCGCTTCTACTGCTGTCGGATTTGCTGGAACAGTCCTTTCAGGGTTACTGGATGTGATATTGGTCGTTGTCTTGGCATTCTATATGCTTTTGTATGGCGATCGCGTTTGGTTTGGGTTATTTAACCTTTTACCAGTTTATATTCGAGTCCCATTGAGAACGTCCTTACAGCGTAACTTTCACTACTTTTTCCTCAGCCAACTTTTACTGGCGGTGTTTATGGTAGTCATTATGACTCCAATTTTCCTCGTTCTCAAGGTTCCTTTTGCGCTGTTATTCGCTATAGTTATTGGCATATCGCAACTTATACCTTTTATTGGAGCAACATTGGGGATTGGGTTGGTCACATTTTTGGTGTTGTTACAAAGTTGGTGGTTAGCTGTGCAGGTGGCTGTAGCTGCAATCTTTGTACAGCAAATCAAAGATAATTTACTCAGTCCCAAGCTACTTGGCGATTTCATCGGAGTTAATCCTATATGGATTTTTGTAGCTATTTTAATGGGTTTTGAGATCGCTGGTTTGTTAGGGACACTTGTTGCAGTTCCCATTGCCGGAACGATCAAAGGAACTTTCGATGCCATTATGAATAGTAAATCAGTGACCAGTGACCAGTGA
- a CDS encoding segregation/condensation protein A, whose protein sequence is MDAAELLETITLLIYQAEQGEIDPWDVKVIEVIDSYLELMAPETATRGYETDLSQSGQAFLSASKLVLFKANTLMQLQAAAEEQEATEEALLESEDGVTSRHQRLPLERHLRRRLQAMPPPKRRVTLQELIEQLQVMAKQLQLVEKASKPARTRRQPSLQSMKAALELAHQENLTEVASELEQVLRLMTPELNLEKNWLNLEQLVELWTQAKQQQHKSTREHSHENHIISVFWALLLLCAQSKVELVQEEFYQDLKIRLLTDSPSTMDIPLN, encoded by the coding sequence ATGGACGCTGCTGAGCTATTAGAAACAATTACGTTGCTCATTTACCAGGCTGAACAAGGGGAAATTGACCCTTGGGATGTCAAGGTGATTGAAGTTATCGATAGTTACTTAGAGCTCATGGCACCGGAAACTGCAACAAGAGGGTATGAAACCGATTTATCACAATCGGGACAGGCTTTTTTGTCGGCATCAAAACTGGTATTATTTAAGGCAAACACTTTGATGCAGTTGCAAGCAGCTGCAGAGGAACAAGAAGCTACTGAAGAAGCTCTATTGGAAAGTGAAGATGGAGTCACTTCTCGCCATCAGCGCTTGCCATTAGAACGTCATCTGCGCCGTCGCCTGCAAGCTATGCCCCCACCGAAGCGCCGCGTGACTTTGCAAGAACTTATAGAACAGCTGCAAGTCATGGCAAAACAGTTGCAGCTAGTAGAAAAAGCAAGTAAGCCTGCTCGTACTCGACGCCAACCGAGCCTTCAGTCTATGAAGGCTGCTTTAGAATTGGCTCACCAAGAAAATCTGACAGAAGTGGCTTCAGAACTCGAGCAGGTTTTACGCCTTATGACTCCAGAATTAAATTTGGAGAAAAATTGGTTAAATCTAGAACAACTGGTGGAATTATGGACTCAAGCAAAGCAACAGCAACACAAGAGTACAAGAGAGCATTCGCACGAAAACCATATAATTAGCGTTTTTTGGGCATTACTATTGCTTTGTGCTCAGTCTAAAGTGGAACTTGTTCAAGAAGAATTTTACCAAGACCTAAAAATCAGGTTACTCACTGATTCGCCAAGCACTATGGATATACCCTTAAATTAA
- a CDS encoding sugar phosphate nucleotidyltransferase produces the protein MKAMILAAGKGTRVRPITYTMPKPMMPIMQKPVMEFLLELLRQHGFDQIMVNVSHLADEIENYFRDGQRFGVQIAYSFEGRIVDGTLVGEAVGSAGGMRKIQDFYPFFDDTFVVLCGDALIDLDLTAAVKWHREKGAIATIIMKSVPLEEVSSYGVVVTDEDGRVKAFQEKPKVEEALSTNINTGIYIFEPEIFNYIPSGVEYDIGGQLFPKLVEVGAPFYAIPMDFEWVDIGKVPDYWRAVRGVLSGEIKNVQIPGHQVAPGIYTGMNVAVNWDKVDITGPVYIGGMTRIEDGAKIVGPTMIGPNCWVCSGATVENSVIFDWSRLGPGVRLVDKLVYGRYCVDKTGATIDVQAAALDWLITDARQEPPSHTPVERQAIAELLGTNAPVT, from the coding sequence ATGAAGGCGATGATTCTTGCGGCAGGTAAAGGTACTCGCGTCCGGCCGATTACCTACACGATGCCCAAACCGATGATGCCCATCATGCAAAAGCCAGTAATGGAATTTTTACTGGAACTTTTACGTCAGCATGGGTTTGACCAGATTATGGTCAACGTTAGCCATTTAGCAGACGAAATCGAAAATTATTTCCGTGATGGTCAACGGTTTGGCGTACAAATTGCCTATTCTTTTGAAGGTCGCATTGTTGACGGTACCCTTGTAGGGGAAGCTGTGGGATCTGCTGGAGGAATGCGGAAAATTCAGGATTTCTACCCATTTTTCGACGATACCTTTGTGGTGTTGTGCGGTGATGCTCTGATTGACCTAGACTTAACAGCAGCAGTGAAGTGGCACAGAGAAAAGGGGGCGATCGCCACCATCATTATGAAATCTGTTCCACTAGAAGAAGTTTCTAGCTATGGTGTCGTGGTTACAGATGAAGATGGTCGAGTCAAGGCTTTCCAAGAAAAACCCAAGGTAGAAGAAGCTCTTAGCACGAATATTAACACGGGGATCTACATTTTTGAGCCGGAGATCTTCAATTATATTCCCTCTGGAGTAGAGTATGACATTGGTGGTCAGCTATTCCCAAAATTGGTTGAAGTTGGTGCTCCTTTCTACGCTATTCCAATGGACTTTGAATGGGTAGATATTGGTAAAGTCCCAGATTACTGGCGAGCAGTTCGCGGTGTGCTGTCGGGAGAAATCAAAAATGTCCAAATCCCAGGGCATCAAGTCGCTCCTGGAATTTACACTGGCATGAATGTTGCTGTCAACTGGGACAAAGTGGATATCACAGGTCCAGTCTACATTGGCGGTATGACCCGAATTGAAGATGGTGCAAAAATTGTTGGCCCTACAATGATCGGTCCCAATTGCTGGGTGTGCAGTGGCGCAACAGTTGAAAATAGCGTCATCTTTGACTGGTCTCGATTGGGACCGGGAGTCAGACTGGTTGATAAATTGGTATATGGTCGTTATTGTGTGGACAAGACTGGAGCGACGATAGACGTGCAAGCAGCAGCTTTAGATTGGCTGATTACTGATGCTCGTCAAGAACCACCATCCCATACTCCAGTCGAACGACAAGCGATCGCTGAATTGTTAGGAACAAATGCTCCTGTAACGTAA
- the speA gene encoding biosynthetic arginine decarboxylase produces MRGDLTTTTSDEVVKPPSNATKAEIKAQKQQKLLPMTTTADGTRIWKIEDSEALYRIEGWGEPYFSINAAGHITVSPKGDRGGSLDLYELVNALKQRNLGLPMLIRFSDILEDRIERLNACFAKAIARYNYPGVYRGVFPVKCNQQRHLVEDLVRFGKPHQFGLEAGSKPELMIALALLDTPGALLICNGYKDQEYIETAMLAQRLGQTPIIVLEQVEEVDLVIKVSQQLGIKPIVGVRAKLSTQGMGRWGTSSGDRAKFGLTIPEIIQAIDKLRDANLLESLQLLHFHIGSQISAIHVIKDAIQEAGRIYVELATQGANMKYLDVGGGLGVDYDGSQTNFYASKNYNMQNYANDIVAELKDTCAEKNLPVPTLISESGRAIASHQSVLIFDVLSTSEIPGDPPDPPQEGESPIITYMWETYQSLNEENYQEFYHDATQFKEEAISRFKLGILSLRERAKAERLYWACCQKILDITRKQEYVPDDLEDLEKIMASIYYVNLSVFQSAPDCWAIDQLFPIMPIHRLGEEPTQRGILADLTCDSDGKIDRFIDLRDVKSVLELHKFKPGDPYFLGMFLNGAYQEIMGNLHNLFGDTNAVHIHLTPKGYQIQHVVKGDTMSEVVSYVQYDSEDMLENIRQRCEQALIENRITLAESQKLLQTYEQSLRRYTYLAS; encoded by the coding sequence ATGCGTGGTGATTTAACGACTACTACATCAGACGAGGTGGTGAAACCTCCCTCCAATGCAACCAAAGCCGAAATAAAAGCACAAAAACAACAAAAACTGCTGCCAATGACTACTACAGCAGATGGAACTCGCATCTGGAAAATTGAAGATAGCGAAGCACTTTATCGGATAGAAGGTTGGGGTGAACCCTACTTTTCCATCAATGCTGCGGGTCATATCACTGTTTCTCCTAAGGGCGATCGCGGTGGTTCTCTAGACTTGTACGAACTGGTGAATGCTCTCAAGCAGCGTAACTTGGGGCTTCCCATGTTGATACGGTTTTCTGATATTCTGGAAGACAGGATCGAACGGTTAAACGCTTGTTTCGCCAAAGCTATTGCCCGCTATAACTATCCTGGCGTTTATCGTGGCGTATTTCCTGTCAAGTGCAACCAGCAACGGCACTTAGTTGAAGATTTAGTGCGGTTTGGCAAACCCCATCAATTTGGCTTAGAAGCAGGTTCCAAGCCAGAGTTAATGATTGCTTTGGCTCTACTGGACACCCCAGGAGCACTGTTGATTTGCAACGGCTACAAAGACCAGGAATACATTGAAACGGCTATGCTGGCTCAAAGACTGGGACAAACGCCGATTATCGTTCTAGAACAAGTTGAAGAGGTGGATCTTGTGATTAAGGTCAGCCAGCAGTTGGGGATCAAACCGATTGTTGGCGTGAGAGCTAAACTGAGCACTCAAGGAATGGGACGGTGGGGAACTTCCAGTGGCGATCGCGCTAAATTTGGTCTAACCATTCCAGAAATCATACAAGCCATTGACAAGTTACGCGATGCTAACTTATTGGAATCCTTGCAGTTACTTCATTTCCACATTGGTTCGCAAATTTCTGCCATTCATGTGATTAAAGATGCCATCCAAGAAGCCGGTCGTATCTACGTAGAATTGGCGACTCAAGGGGCAAATATGAAATATCTTGATGTTGGCGGTGGTTTGGGTGTAGATTATGACGGTTCTCAAACCAACTTCTACGCTTCAAAAAACTACAATATGCAGAACTATGCCAATGACATAGTTGCTGAACTAAAAGATACCTGTGCGGAGAAGAATCTCCCCGTACCAACACTGATTAGTGAAAGTGGACGTGCGATCGCATCTCATCAATCTGTTTTAATTTTTGACGTTCTCAGTACCAGCGAAATCCCCGGAGATCCACCAGACCCTCCCCAAGAAGGAGAGTCGCCCATCATTACCTATATGTGGGAAACCTATCAATCGTTAAACGAAGAGAACTATCAAGAGTTTTACCACGATGCGACCCAATTTAAAGAAGAGGCAATCAGCCGCTTCAAGTTAGGTATTTTAAGTCTGAGAGAACGTGCCAAAGCGGAACGTCTTTACTGGGCTTGCTGTCAAAAAATTCTTGATATCACTCGCAAGCAAGAATACGTACCCGACGACTTGGAAGACCTTGAAAAAATTATGGCTTCCATCTACTACGTCAATCTTTCCGTGTTTCAATCCGCACCAGATTGCTGGGCAATTGACCAATTGTTCCCAATCATGCCCATACACCGCTTGGGTGAAGAACCAACACAGAGAGGAATCCTTGCAGACCTAACCTGCGATAGCGATGGCAAAATAGACCGTTTTATTGACTTGCGCGATGTCAAATCTGTTTTGGAACTGCACAAGTTCAAGCCCGGAGACCCTTACTTCTTGGGGATGTTCCTCAATGGAGCTTACCAAGAAATTATGGGGAATTTACACAACCTCTTTGGTGATACCAACGCGGTTCACATCCACTTGACGCCCAAGGGTTACCAAATCCAACACGTTGTCAAAGGGGACACCATGAGCGAGGTCGTGAGCTACGTACAGTATGACTCTGAGGATATGCTGGAAAATATCCGTCAGAGATGCGAGCAAGCTTTGATTGAAAATCGAATTACTCTCGCAGAATCTCAAAAACTATTACAAACTTACGAACAGAGTCTACGAAGATATACGTATTTGGCTAGTTAG
- the ndk gene encoding nucleoside-diphosphate kinase: MERTFLAIKPDGVQRGLIGEIIRRFETKGFTLIGLKLVKASRELAEQHYDVHKERPFFGSLVEFITSGPVVAMVWEGEGVVSSARKLIGATNPLTAEPGTIRGDFGISIGRNLIHGSDAIETAQREVSLWFKEEELVAWQPHLTPWLHE, translated from the coding sequence TTGGAACGCACATTTTTAGCAATTAAGCCCGATGGCGTACAGCGTGGACTAATCGGTGAAATTATCCGCCGCTTTGAGACTAAAGGCTTTACCCTCATTGGTTTAAAGCTTGTAAAGGCTTCCCGAGAATTGGCTGAACAACATTACGATGTTCATAAAGAAAGACCTTTCTTTGGCAGCCTGGTCGAGTTTATCACTTCCGGCCCGGTTGTGGCGATGGTCTGGGAAGGAGAGGGCGTTGTCTCCTCAGCTAGAAAGTTGATTGGCGCAACAAATCCCTTAACAGCAGAACCAGGAACAATCCGAGGTGACTTCGGCATTAGTATTGGTCGCAACCTCATCCACGGTTCCGATGCTATTGAAACAGCACAACGGGAAGTTTCCTTGTGGTTTAAGGAAGAAGAATTGGTTGCTTGGCAACCTCATTTGACACCTTGGTTGCACGAGTAG